A window of Leucoraja erinacea ecotype New England unplaced genomic scaffold, Leri_hhj_1 Leri_459S, whole genome shotgun sequence contains these coding sequences:
- the LOC129693883 gene encoding interferon-induced protein with tetratricopeptide repeats 5-like yields MGDLLKEKLDQLQCHFTWSPQKETIDLDDMVYRLQDAIIFADKYQAASYNQLAFVNCLQGNSEEAIQNLQEAEKILRENHKDAFERNSIITYGNYAWVHYHMGQLDKAQSYLDKLEMICKPLTDGPLYTAMIPEVYGEKGWSLLRSASQYYEEAMKCFEKALEEDPNNTVWIMGKATVLFRLESYSGTPESHEWSQSVKYLQRVLELDPDDSMAMVLLALKLQGFSKSEEANKLVEQALQKSSKDPYVLRYSANFYREEGAVEKAINLFKQALELIPHSCFLHHQIGICYKIELNMLGDRNPHRPATQQQTELISQCKYRFGKASECRPRSAIRPMLDLADIYIIDGEYSKAEEIYNNLMKLEDNRPENIQQICLRAGSFELYQKGSESSAISLFLKGVKIEYDSKDRKKCKKKLEKWADKKLCYAPHDSKALGVRGLLYQLDGNKSKAIEYFENALGMDHENEEYLNALSELRHSH; encoded by the coding sequence ATGGGAGATTTGTTGAAAGAGAAGCTCGATCAGCTTCAGTGTCACTTCACGTGGAGCCCACAGAAGGAGACCATTGACCTGGATGATATGGTGTACAGATTACAAGATGCCATAATCTTTGCAGATAAATATCAAGCCGCATCCTACAACCAACTCGCTTTTGTAAACTGCCTGCAAGGCAACAGTGAGGAAGCTATTCAAAACTTACAGGAAGCTGAAAAGATTCTGAGGGAGAACCACAAAGATGCATTTGAAAGAAACAGCATCATCACCTATGGAAACTATGCCTGGGTGCATTACCACATGGGACAACTGGACAAGGCCCAGTCCTACCTCGACAAGCTGGAGATGATCTGTAAACCGCTCACTGATGGTCCTCTCTATACAGCAATGATACCTGaagtgtatggggagaaggggtggtcATTGTTGAGATCGGCATCTCAATACTATGAGGAGgctatgaaatgttttgagaaagCTCTGGAGGAAGATCCCAATAACACGGTGTGGATCATGGGCAAAGCAACTGTTCTGTTCCGTCTGGAATCATATTCTGGAACCCCAGAGAGTCATGAATGGAGTCAGTCAGTGAAGTATCTGCAGCGTGTACTGGAGCTAGATCCAGATGATTCAATGGCCATGGTGCTGCTGGCCTTAAAATTGCAAGGATTCAGTAAAAGTGAAGAAGCAAATAAATTAGTTGAGCAAGCATTGCAGAAGTCCAGTAAGGATCCATATGTGCTTCGATATTCGGCAAATTTTTACAGAGAGGAAGGAGCAGTGGAGAAAGCAATCAATCTATTCAAGCAAGCGTTAGAATTAATTCCACACTCGTGCTTCTTACACCACCAAATTGGAATATGTTATAAAATTGAACTGAACATGCTTGGTGATAGAAATCCTCACAGACCCGCAACTCAGCAGCAAACTGAGTTGATCAGTCAATGTAAATATCGCTTTGGAAAAGCCTCTGAGTGCCGTCCAAGGTCAGCTATTAGACCAATGCTGGACTTAGCAGATATTTACATAATAGATGGAGAGTATTCTAAGGCagaggagatctacaataatctgATGAAATTGGAGGACAACCGTCCAGAAAACATACAGCAGATATGTTTACGGGCTGGGTCATTTGAACTGTATCAGAAAGGATCGGAATCAAGTGCCATCAGCCTATTTCTGAAAGGGGTGAAGATTGAATATGATTCAAAAGATCGGAAAAAGTGTAAGAAAAAATTGGAGAAGTGGGCAGATAAAAAGCTTTGCTATGCTCCACATGACAGCAAAGCTCTTGGTGTGAGAGGGTTACTGTATCAGCTGGATGGGAACAAGTCCAAGGCTATTGAATACTTTGAAAATGCCTTGGGGATGGATCATGAGAATGAAGAATATCTGAATGCTCTTTCAGAATTGCGTCATAGTCATTGA